The DNA window CCATGATTAATGGACACACCGTGTAATTTAGCCTTAAAGATTAATGGCCACCCTGACCCCATGTTCGATGGGCGGAAACGTATAAACCCTTGTATGTTGTTGTTGTCACATTTCTTCAAGTGCACTCCCTTCAAACCGCTAACTTTCCCGATTCTCTCCCCCTGGTTTATTTGCTTCTCTAAGTTCTTATTTGGTTGTGAGACATTATTTGCACATTCTTCTGAATAATCGCTTTCACCTGGGTTCCATGATGCCCAGAGTAACCACAAAGGTTAAGTGTGAAAGTCCTATGGCATAAACCTGTCAGAGTTTATGGCACCAGAtgataattcaaataaataaataaaataaattacttgGTTTTATAGCTTCTGGGCACACATCCACATGGTGCCTCATTTTATAGATTCTAACAATTCAGTCATCCTATTTCCTTTTATTAATGTACCTACTGTACAAGTGATGAAGTGTCATTGAGTTGACCATTTCCCCCTTATTGAAGCTCTGCTTGAATAAGACTCAAACATGCACACTTGCATTAGCACTTAGTTTAATTCGGCTCACAAGGCTTGTCTTGGTACATGGATTTCAGGTTACAGTACAAGAAGAGGAGGAGATTCTTCAAAGCCATTGTCACATGATGGACCAGATCTATTTCTTGACTTTATGTGCTTAACGTTCTGCCTTTTCAGTTGTTCACTGGATGTGTGTTGCTAATATCACCCCGCTTTGTTTCCCTTGGTGAAACACCAGAAATGTTAAGGTCTTACCCCTTAGAGCCTTGTGTTTGGACATGGATACAAATGCGAGAGCTGCCATTGCAAGTGTGAGCCGTTTGATTCCATCAacacaaattaaaatgtcaggCAGGCTCGCTGCCAAAGCCCTACTAGGGGAGTCTTGTTGTACGTAGTGCTGAGTGAGgctttttgtttggtttatcAAACGTCATGCCCAACATCCACAGCCATTTATAGGTCAAGGTGAAGATTTACGGGGTCTCTTATGCGTCATACACTAAAAATCTCGTTTTGTAGCCTAATAATGAGTGGCTACCAAAACCAGATTTGCTTTTCTGATGTGGTGGAGCTAAAGTTTTGAATAGCTGGGCAGGAAACTGTGATTGGGCTGGAAAGTCTTTAGGGTCCTGAAAATCGGGAAGCGTTTTCTTACCGGTGTTCAcaggttctggtgttttttcctttttttaccTATTTTTATGCTTGGCAGAGACTCTCTAAGACGTGCTACAGGGACAAACAGCATCAGTCTGTAAGGGAATGTTTACTTTGAAAATTGGCGGCATGTCCATAGTAAACAGCTCTCAGACAGTACATAGAGCATTGTAACAGTTCAGGCATACAGCACAGTACCACAGCAGCATACACATGACACGCTCATCAGTGGCTTCAAGAGTATTCATcatctttttgtttttgattattttgatattttgctTGCTTTTTTAGAGTACTTTAAAAGGGTTTAAAAGATAGCAGCCAATGTTTATAGTGCAAAGAAGCTGAAGCTGGAGGCGGGATCAGTGATGGATTCTCATGATTGGTTCCCTCCCTACCATGCTGAGGGAGGGCCAGGTTTGATTGGCAGGTGAGAACATGAGTGCCCCTTTCTGTTTGTGCATGTCGATTTTCAGCTTGACGGAGAGGGCCCAGCTCCTGAAGAACGTCTTTAAGAAGAACACGGTCACCATGTACAGCTCAGAGTCCATGCAGCAGAATCTGCTCCGTAAGTTCACGCGTTCACATTCAGACACATGCATCACAGATCTTCAAAGGGAATATTGATATGACTGATTTCTTCACTTTTGACCATATCACTATTGAAGTGTGATGGTGAATGAGGTGTAACAAAATGAAACTAACCCTTTTAATGCCCAttgaacgcccccccccctccccacacacacacacacatttgtattcatatatttgtggggactctccattcatttctatgggaaaaaccctaatctctacaatgacaaccttatcctacccagccctaagtaaccaaataaaacacaagacttttgacattttttgtctttttaattgcagtcacagatttttatcaaattgagtttccccttctGGGGACCGAAaagatggtccccacaacatcaaaataacaggtttttaatcacattgtgggatcatttggtccccacaatacaaaatatatacgacctgcacgcacacacacacgtaactAGCTCAGGTATTCTTCGACCACCCCATGGTACTTTGAGgactcacagacacacccacGGTTGTACGAAGTTGAACGCGGGGTAGATCCAGAAGTAGACAATCAATCCATACACATTACGCTTCAGCCGCTGGTCAGTCTGCCAGTGTGGTGCCTTGTGCCTTTGGATGATATTTGACTGGTTAGCCATTTGCCGAGCCTGCCAGCCCCTAACAGAAGCACACAAAGGCAGTGCCACTTCACCCCcatgtaaaaatgtattaagaTGTTCCCCCCCTCTTACCAGCCTGTTAAACAtcattcccacaatgcacttccCCCAATAGCCGCCCTCACACGCCAAGTCACTCGACATGTGAAGGTGAGTTGGGAGTCAAGGGGTCAGTACCTCTGAGTGTTGGGTGCAGAAGGGAGGCCATCGCCTCCAGGTCTAGAATGCCAGCGGATGACCACGGAAACAGCCGAAATGAAAAAGTATGTTCATTTTGTTCAGCTGATTCAATCGCAAAGAGATTTGGCCGCATGTCCAACAGTGTTGGCCAAATCATTGCAAAACTTTGCTTTGTCTGTTTTCATGTCGGCATCTCCAGTGTTTCCTGGCCACCGTGGTGTTTCTAGGTCGCGTGCAGGTCTCTCCTTAATCGGCAAAGGCATCATCCGTGTGTTTTTCCCCCGTagcttgtgtttttttgtgtgtttgcagTGCATTTGTTTTGTGGCCAATGCCCACGTTTTGTTCTTGTCAAAAACCACAGGGTGTACTTGGAAAATTGGGAACTGGGAATTTGAGTTGGACCTGCTGGGTCCAGCTGGCAGGTTTTGAATGAGGTCCTGCATTCCGATGCTGAGAATAAAATAACCATCATGATATACAAAAACTGATGTAATCAGTCACCtataattaaaattataatgAGTCAGCCAGCCAATCAATCAAGTACATTTAACATGGTGCATTCAAACAACGAGATGACCAGCAAGACCTTGGCAGTAATAATGGGGAAAAAACTAGCAAATCTAGAAAAACTAATAAATGAGCCCTTCATCAGACGTAATAGAATAGTACTCTGAAATGTAGCGTGCAAATGCATTTGCAGATCATACATATATAATAATTGTGAATATATGAGCATGAAATATATTAACAGTCCGCATTTCGGACTGTTTATTGATGGTTTATTCATGGAATTGCATCATCATTTTAGAGTGACAGGCAGAGAGCAGGTTGGTGAATCGTGTGCTTTCATATCTCTGCAGGGCTCTTTGCCGTGGCACGAGCCTCTCACTGCTTCTCCCTGCCATCATGTGCGCTAACTCTTGTCATACCCTCGCCTCAGATGGCTACGCCTTCTCCCAAGATGAGAACGGAGTGGTCTCCCAGTCAGAGGTCATCCGGGCATATGACACCACCAAGCGGAGGCCGGACGAGTGGTGAGGCCCGGCCCCGAACCCCCAGCTGAGCTCCTAGCCCCTCCTTCCCCCGAGCCGCAGCGATGGCGTCGCGTGGCGTGGGAAAGGACTGATGAGACTGACAAGGCAAAGGCCGGGAGCGACTCCCTTTGCCGTTTTTAGCGGGAGAGAAGACGGGAGACAGATCTATGGAGCAGGGAAGGAATTTGAGTAACAAAGACTTCAACGTTCATGTGTTTTAGGTGTGTTTCAAGCAGGCACAAGCACTGCATTCATGTTCAGTGGTATGAATTTCTCTCTACGGGGCAGACAGAAGAGGGAAGATGTTTTATTTCAAGCTGTTGGCTCTGGTTGGGAGGAGGGGTGAAGGGTGGGGGGTTCTTACTGAATGGAGCCAAACAGCTTGTCTTAATTTACAGTATCGTAAGAGCGAGTCCATGATTACAGCTCCGTATTTCCACGAGCGTCTGGCTGAGGTTCCTCATTAGGCATCGGCACGTTAATCTGCGCCACAGGTGCAGGAAATCCACACCCCTTCCGGCGAGAGACAGCGGCCACCCAGCGCAAGCTGAGAGCCGTGAGCGGAGAGCACCTCAGTGTTTGTTGCCAAAGAGTCACCGATGTGATCGACCTCTGTGCTCCAATCTGTGGATGAAATACCAAGACGTTCCCCTTGTTCCGGCTGGCATATTCTCACCCTCCGGCCCAGGAGGATTTTGCAGGATGTGTGTGTAGATAAGGATATGCCAGTCCGTTTGCGTCTGAATTCACAAGATCTGTAACAGCTATGGTGTATGCCAAGGCCTCATTATATATACATTGAAGCCTTCACCTTGTGGTCATTTTTAATTTGGGAAACTGGTTGTTTTTAGACCTGTTTATAAACACATAGATAGTCACGCATatatgatattttattttaaaggtcGTTGTCACCACACTTGTGGATCAGCGTGTTCTAGAGCATAAGCTGTACCTTCCATTTACTCAGACGTGGTGTTAATGATCTGCGCCTTAAAGAACGTTGGAGATCTCAGCACTAAACTCGGAGGGCACTCGCAAAATTAAGAGAAAATTAACAGAATTCAAAGGCATTGCATTCGATAGCGGGGGAGAGAGATGTCGCCTGAGTTTTGAATCTGCGTTGTCATGTTAGCTCTTCGAATAGAGTTTATCCCTTGAAACAGAAGTGCCATTAAGCTTTGGAGGGGGAAGAGTGGAAATACCAGGTCACTGGCAGTGTACTTCTCTCTAGTTCTTTTGTGTATccatatttttatattgttaaaAAATACATCACACAAGCatgctttatatattttttccaatcCAGACCTAATTTTAACATGCTTTGAAAAACTTGTGAAAATTTTTGTGTGTCGTTcctgtattgttgttgttttgaaGTTACtactcttatttttttttattattattattattaatgttattactGCTCTTGCTGCTTAGGTTTAAGTTCTGTCTGTGAGGTCGTCCTTCTCTCCCTATGGGAGAATAGTCATTGtactttttgtgtgtgtgtgtgtgcgtgtgcgtgcgtgtgtgttccTGCAGGGGGGCGCCATTGCGTCGAGCCCATTCTGTTTATCGTGAGCGCTGGTTGCGCAAGTGCCATTCGAAGTGTATTGCCGACGTACAGCATGATGCTATGTGTGAAAGCAAGAGACTGTGTGCCGCCAGTTtgcatgaaccccccccccccccccccgcatggcCTGTCGTACAGCCCCTGCGCTGTTGAGTTCCATCTCATTACGCTGCCACTGGACACAAGTCTGTCAGCCTGGCAACTCAGCTGCGTTCCCATACCTTCCTATCGGCTTGTGTTGCTGGTTGACTGTAATCGTGGTTACATGTAGTGGTCAATAGCATGTTTTAACTTTCAACAGTGTTTCTCCAGAGGGACACCTTTGACAAGTCGTCTGTTAGCGGGATTCATGCTGGCTTCCTCCCAGACAGTAAACTGCATGTCTGGTAGAATCTCCTGTGTGAACAACACCTTGATGCTCAGCCTGGAAAATCAATCTGCCGATGATACACGGATTGATTTATCCCTTCATGGGTGTCCGTGTTTACACCTACTGTCCAAATTCCACGCACCTTTTTTGAATCTTGTTCATCTTATTTGAGGGAGAAGCATGAACTTGGCTTGGGGGCTTTGatattggagggggggggttgacatccactttccagaatgttctgtctGTGGAATCAGTGGCTGCATGAATGGAAAGTGTTGTTCAGTTCAGTGTTAATGGTACTTTGTTTCTATTTCAGGAATTTAACACTTGAAATGCACTTTTtcgaatgtgtttttttcctttgtttttatttgtccTGACTTATTTTACTTGCGTTGTGATTCTACTGCATGTTAACAGCTGCAACTTTTAAATGTTATGTCTTTTACTGCCATGAAGGACAATGGAAATAAAATTTACAAAATAAGAGTGTTTGAATTTTCTGTTTGCCTTCTCCATCTTTGTTATTCAAAGCAAGCAGAAAGAATTTTGCTCATGTTAAAAACTATTGCAATTCTTTCACATGGGTGTTATTGCTAAATATTACAAATTCCACCCAATCTACACAGGAcgtgcatgtacatttttttgACCTTAGCAGAATTTGATTTCTCCCACTATTCTGACCTGAGATATATTTATTCAAAACGTTATAAGTGTGACAAGTTATTTTCTGTTGAACTTTACTGTATTGTCCAAGTCtgttattatacacacacactgaatatgACAAGAGATTTAACAAATACAAGATGACGAATTCTTGCTGCGCTACTCAAATGAAAACTTCTACGTCTCCAAATTTAAGTCTTCAAAATAGTAAAACTGATGGTGAAGAAGAGACAGGGAACTAATTTAAACTAATTTACCAACAGCGTTTTTTGGTTTGATCGATCAGGTGGCTCTTCCCTTTTGAATGAAATGGCCAGCATTGTAAAGATGCCACACCCGCCACACAGACCACTGTCAGCCTTTCTCTTTATAATGGCTTCTGACTCTGAATATCAGTTGTCATTTTTCCCCCTCAAGATCTGACACTTAAGCACCTGCAACTTTTCACGCAGTGTTTTGTAATAACTGCAGTGGATATCGGGGGGAAATGGGCTACAAACCCAGTTAAgaagaacatttttaaaagtgcatatgtttattaaaaagaaagagAGACCCCAGACAATGGAATGCACCTTCCCAGTTTTACCGGCTACATGGGACAGGGGGCTGCCTGCTGTCCCAGCTCGGCCTCTGCTCAGTCCTCCATCACAGATATTCCCTTATTCCCAGATAGCCTCCACTGCAGTGTCTCCATCTGTGCCACCATGTCcttctgtctgctaacaacacaGATGCAGAATAATTACAGAATTGGCTTCTGTCTGCACCTATTAGTCAGTAAATGTGGCCTTTTCATTTTCATAGGGGAGTGTGATTCCGTGGTGTAGACAGGACTCCAGTTCAACTTTGGCTGAAGTCTGCAAAGGCTCTTCCCCTGGAAAGAGGATCCGGAGGGATGGGCAGTGAGAAGCAGGGCTGGGAGAGGAGCAGGCCGGGGTGGTGCTGTTGGAGCTGTAAAGCGGGTTTCGTCAGGTCATCCTGGCTGCAGAGCGAGAAGCTGTAGGCGAGCGGAGGAAGCAGGCTGGATGTAGGTGTAGCTGAATGACCGGAGCTTCCACCTCCAGTGGAGCTGGAGCCGGTGGTGATGGTGCTGGACTGGCGTGAGGGGGGCCGCGGGGTGGGGGAGGTCACCGTGAGGATCATGGGAATGGTCTCCGCCTGGCAGCCGGAGAGGGAGTAGCAGCCGGACGCCTGGGTCGGGCGCTTGGGCCGTAGGCAGGTACAGCAGTAGACGGCAACCAGAGAGCCCAGCACCACGAAAGCCACAAACATGGAGCCCACCACCAGGAAGGGCATGTAGATCGGCTCTGTGGCACAAACAATGGAGATTAAAGTCCATTAGAATTAGATGCTGTCTTCCCTGGGCAGCTatgtctccccctcccccacccaaatCCCTACTCCTCCCACACACCTCAACCTCTACaatctgcaccccccccccccccccccccacacacacacacacacaaactcccCACAAATCCaaataatgtttattaaaagcccaactttgtgtgacttgtctcaatgtaatcaAGTTCAcctgctgtgtctgtctgcccatCTCTTTGCTCTGTGCTGTTTAAACTTTGatgcaatttgtctcaaaacTTGACCAATTCCAGATCTTAGCCCATACAATGTGCCTACATattttgaaaaagatctgtaaatactttttgagttactGCACTAATGAGATGTGTGTGCAGTGGCGGACTGGTCCCCTGTATTCCCGTCCTAGTCAATGTGGCTCCCTAGGCAGGCATCACTGCtagcgccccccctcccccccccccgtctgtgAAGTCGCTGCCCCTCAGAAGGTGCCAGCCCAGGCGCTCGCCTGTGTCACTGATAGGATTGACTGGCCCTGACTGATCCAAATATTCCCTGTTTAGGGGACAACCGAACTCTCCCAGAAAACAACTCACTGATGCATGAACATAAACAGTGTCGATCTGTTGTGGCAAATATGTTACGCAAACTGCTATTGCCATTTCTCATGTAGACTGGCTCTGTACCATAACAAGCATAGATTGCTTTTGTCATATAATGTGAAAATTGTCTCCTTAACACACCGAGGTTTGGGATAGAGCTTAATTTAATTCTGTAATCTAAGTGAAAAATTCTAGCCTGTATATTTGCTCTGAATGATAATGCTTAAAAATTGCCTCTATTTGTGTAAGATAAACcgcatttattatatatataagaaatatATGGGAAAAGTATATGGAGAAAGGACACACTTATTGGTGCTCATATTGTAACTTTAAATAATACAATTTACATTCTTTAAATGCAACGCTTCCAGCCAATATTTCCAGCTCTATTTCctataaattatacaaataacACTGGAATGTGAACAAAAATGTCACTTGTTTTTGTTGCGATAACAGAAATACCACAGTTCTTTAGTGTGG is part of the Paramormyrops kingsleyae isolate MSU_618 chromosome 25, PKINGS_0.4, whole genome shotgun sequence genome and encodes:
- the LOC111833181 gene encoding protein shisa-3 homolog, which codes for MRRLMHFLMLGQFVVHLWISDAQGEYCHGWLDGNGNYHEGFQCPEGFDARDAAVCCGSCSLRYCCAAAHARLDQGGCTNDRRLESPELVAQPIYMPFLVVGSMFVAFVVLGSLVAVYCCTCLRPKRPTQASGCYSLSGCQAETIPMILTVTSPTPRPPSRQSSTITTGSSSTGGGSSGHSATPTSSLLPPLAYSFSLCSQDDLTKPALQLQQHHPGLLLSQPCFSLPIPPDPLSRGRAFADFSQS